A window of the Serinus canaria isolate serCan28SL12 chromosome 27, serCan2020, whole genome shotgun sequence genome harbors these coding sequences:
- the CDC27 gene encoding cell division cycle protein 27 homolog isoform X2 has product MTVLQEPVQAAIWQALNHYAYRDAVFLAERLYAEVHSEEALFLLATCYYRSGKAYKAYRLLKGHSCTTPQCKYLLAKCCVDLSKLAEGEQILSGGVLNKQKSHDDIVMEFGDSACFTLSLLGHVYCKTDRLAKGSECYQKSLSLNPFLWSPFESLCEIGEKPDPDQTFKLTSLQNFSSCLPNTCTTVVSNHNISHRQPESVLMETPQDTIELNRINLESSNSKYSSLNSDSSMSYIDSAVISSDSVPLGSGTAILSKQAQNKPKTGRSLLGGPAALSPLTPSFGILPLETPSPGDGSYLQNYTNSSSVIDVPSTGAPSKKKLCVVQAVSRISQAGTKSVFSQSGNSREVTPVLVAQTQSSGPQTSTTPQVLSPTIAAPPNALPRRSSRLFTSDSSTTKENSKKLKMKFPPKIPNRKTKSKTNKGGITQPNLNDSLEITKLDSSIISEGKISTVAPQIQAFTLQKAAAGLMSLLRDMGKGYLALCSYNCKEAINILSHLPSHHYNTGWVLCQIGRAYFELAEYMQAERIFSEVRRIENYRVEGMEIYSTTLWHLQKDVALSVLSKDLTDMDKNSPEAWCAAGNCFSLQREHDIAIKFFQRAIQVDPNYAYAYTLLGHEFVLTEELDKALACFRNAIRVNPRHYNAWYGLGMIYYKQEKFSLAEMHFQKALDINPQSSVLLCHIGVVQHALKKSEKALDTLNKAINIDPKNPLCKFHRASVLFANEKYKSALQELEELKQIVPKESLVYFLIGKVYKKLGQTHLALMNFSWAMDLDPKGANNQIKEAIDKRYLPDDEEPITREEQISECYPYESVGTDESQESSMTDADDTQLHAVESDEF; this is encoded by the exons ATGACGGTGCTGCAGGAACCCGTCCAG GCTGCTATCTGGCAAGCACTGAACCACTACGCCTATCGTGATGCCGTGTTCCTGGCAGAAAGGTTATATGCAGAAG ttcactCAGAAGAAGCACTGTTTTTACTGGCAACGTGTTACTACCGCTCAGGAAAGGCCTACAAAGCTTACAGGCTCCTAAAGGGACACAGCTGTACCACCCCACAGTGTAAATACCTGCTTGCAAAATGTTGTGTGGACCTCAGCAA gcttgCAGAAGGAGAGCAGATCTTGTCTGGTGGAGTGttgaataaacagaaaagcCATGATGACATTGTAATGGAGTTTGGTGATTCTGCATGCTTTACACTCTCCTTACTGGGACATGTCTACTG CAAGACAGACCGGCTTGCCAAAGGATCAGAATGTTACCAAAAGAGCCTTAGTTTAAATCCTTTCCTCTGGTCCCCTTTTGAATCACTATGTGAAATAG GTGAAAAGCCAGACCCTGACCAAACATTTAAATTAACATCCTTACAGAATTTCAGCAGCTGTCTGCCCAACACTTGCACAACTGTGGTGTCTAATCACAACATATCCCACAGACAGCCTGAGAGTGTCCTCATGGAGACACCCCAGGACACAATT GAGTTGAACAGAATCAACCTAGAGTCCTCCAATTCAAAGTATTCCTCCTTGAATTCAGATTCCTCCATGTCTTACATTGACTCAGCTGTGATTTCCTCAgattctgtccctctggggTCAGGAACTGCCATATTGTCCAAACAGGctcaaaataaaccaaaaactGGACGGAGTTTACTGGGGGGACCTGCAGCTTTGAGCCCACTAACTCCAAG CTTTGGAATTTTGCCACTAGAAACCCCAAGCCCTGGAGATGGATCCTATTTACAGAACTACACCAACTCCTCCTCTGTCATCGACGTGCCATCCACCGGAGCACCTTCAAAGAAG AAACTCTGTGTTGTGCAGGCTGTCAGCAGGATCAGCCAGGCTGGAACAAAATCTGTCTTCTCCCAGAGTGGGAATAGCCGGGAGGTCACTCCAGTTCTTgttgcacaaacacagagctctggTCCCCAGACAAG taCAACACCTCAGGTATTGAGCCCAACCATTGCTGCTCCACCCAACGCGCTGCCTCGGCGAAGCTCTCGCCTGTTTACCAGTGATAGCTCCACAACCAAG gaaaatagcaaaaaattaaaaatgaagtttccaCCTAAGattccaaacagaaaaacaaaaagtaaaacaaataagGGAGGAATAACTCAACCAAACTTAAATGACAGTTTGGAAATTACCAAACTGGACTCTTCCATCATTTCAGAAGGGAAAATTTCCACTGTTGCACCACAAATCCAAGCTTTCACGCtacagaaggcagcagcag GTTTGATGAGCCTTCTCCGGGACATGGGGAAAGGTTATTTAGCCTTGTGCTCATACAACTGCAAAGAAGCCATCAATATTTTGAGCCATTTGCCATCCCACCACTACAACACAGGCTGGGTGCTTTGCCAAATTGGGAGAGCTTACTTTGAGCTGGCAGAATACATGCAG gctgagagaatattttcagaagtgagGAGGATTGAAAACTACAGAGTAGAAGGCATGGAAATCTATTCAACCACACTCTGGCATCTGCAGAAAGATGTTGCCCTTTCAGTTCTTTCTAAGGATTTGACAGACATGGATAAAAACTCACCAGAG GCCTGGTGTGCAGCAGGAAACTGCTTCAGCTTGCAAAGGGAGCATGACATTGCCATCAAGTTCTTCCAGAGGGCCATCCAGGTGGATCCAAACTATGCCTATGCCTACACCCTGCTGGGCCACGAGTTTGTGTTGACAGAGGAGCTGGACAAGGCCCTGGCCTGTTTCAGAAATGCCATCAGGGTCAACCCCCGGCACTACAACGCCTG gTACGGGTTGGGAATGATTTATTACAAACAGGAGAAATTCAGTCTGgcagaaatgcatttccagAAAGCACTTGATATCAACCCTCAGAGCTCAGTCCTGCTGTGTCACATTGGAGTA GTCCAACATGCACTGAAAAAATCTGAGAAGGCTTTGGACACTTTGAACAAAGCAATCAACATCGACCCCAAGAACCCACTATGCAAATTCCACAGAGCCTCGGTGTTGTTTGCAAATGAGAAGTACAAG TCAGCTTTACAAGAACTTGAAGAACTGAAACAGATTGTTCCCAAAGAGTCTCTTGTTTACTTTTTAATAGGAAAG GTTTATAAGAAGCTGGGTCAGACACATCTGGCCCTAATGAATTTCTCCTGGGCAATGGACCTGGATCCCAAAGGAGCCAACAACCAGATCAAGGAGGCCATAGACAAACGTTACCTGCCCGACGACGAGGAGCCCATCACGCGCGAGGAGCAGATCAGCGAGTGCTACCCCTACGAGTCAG TGGGCACAGACGagtcccaggagagcagcatgACGGACGCGGACGACACGCAGCTCCACGCCGTGGAAAGTGATGAATTTTAA
- the CDC27 gene encoding cell division cycle protein 27 homolog isoform X4 translates to MTVLQEPVQAAIWQALNHYAYRDAVFLAERLYAEVHSEEALFLLATCYYRSGKAYKAYRLLKGHSCTTPQCKYLLAKCCVDLSKLAEGEQILSGGVLNKQKSHDDIVMEFGDSACFTLSLLGHVYCKTDRLAKGSECYQKSLSLNPFLWSPFESLCEIGEKPDPDQTFKLTSLQNFSSCLPNTCTTVVSNHNISHRQPESVLMETPQDTIELNRINLESSNSKYSSLNSDSSMSYIDSAVISSDSVPLGSGTAILSKQAQNKPKTGRSLLGGPAALSPLTPSFGILPLETPSPGDGSYLQNYTNSSSVIDVPSTGAPSKKAVSRISQAGTKSVFSQSGNSREVTPVLVAQTQSSGPQTSTTPQVLSPTIAAPPNALPRRSSRLFTSDSSTTKENSKKLKMKFPPKIPNRKTKSKTNKGGITQPNLNDSLEITKLDSSIISEGKISTVAPQIQAFTLQKAAAGLMSLLRDMGKGYLALCSYNCKEAINILSHLPSHHYNTGWVLCQIGRAYFELAEYMQAERIFSEVRRIENYRVEGMEIYSTTLWHLQKDVALSVLSKDLTDMDKNSPEAWCAAGNCFSLQREHDIAIKFFQRAIQVDPNYAYAYTLLGHEFVLTEELDKALACFRNAIRVNPRHYNAWYGLGMIYYKQEKFSLAEMHFQKALDINPQSSVLLCHIGVVQHALKKSEKALDTLNKAINIDPKNPLCKFHRASVLFANEKYKSALQELEELKQIVPKESLVYFLIGKVYKKLGQTHLALMNFSWAMDLDPKGANNQIKEAIDKRYLPDDEEPITREEQISECYPYESVGTDESQESSMTDADDTQLHAVESDEF, encoded by the exons ATGACGGTGCTGCAGGAACCCGTCCAG GCTGCTATCTGGCAAGCACTGAACCACTACGCCTATCGTGATGCCGTGTTCCTGGCAGAAAGGTTATATGCAGAAG ttcactCAGAAGAAGCACTGTTTTTACTGGCAACGTGTTACTACCGCTCAGGAAAGGCCTACAAAGCTTACAGGCTCCTAAAGGGACACAGCTGTACCACCCCACAGTGTAAATACCTGCTTGCAAAATGTTGTGTGGACCTCAGCAA gcttgCAGAAGGAGAGCAGATCTTGTCTGGTGGAGTGttgaataaacagaaaagcCATGATGACATTGTAATGGAGTTTGGTGATTCTGCATGCTTTACACTCTCCTTACTGGGACATGTCTACTG CAAGACAGACCGGCTTGCCAAAGGATCAGAATGTTACCAAAAGAGCCTTAGTTTAAATCCTTTCCTCTGGTCCCCTTTTGAATCACTATGTGAAATAG GTGAAAAGCCAGACCCTGACCAAACATTTAAATTAACATCCTTACAGAATTTCAGCAGCTGTCTGCCCAACACTTGCACAACTGTGGTGTCTAATCACAACATATCCCACAGACAGCCTGAGAGTGTCCTCATGGAGACACCCCAGGACACAATT GAGTTGAACAGAATCAACCTAGAGTCCTCCAATTCAAAGTATTCCTCCTTGAATTCAGATTCCTCCATGTCTTACATTGACTCAGCTGTGATTTCCTCAgattctgtccctctggggTCAGGAACTGCCATATTGTCCAAACAGGctcaaaataaaccaaaaactGGACGGAGTTTACTGGGGGGACCTGCAGCTTTGAGCCCACTAACTCCAAG CTTTGGAATTTTGCCACTAGAAACCCCAAGCCCTGGAGATGGATCCTATTTACAGAACTACACCAACTCCTCCTCTGTCATCGACGTGCCATCCACCGGAGCACCTTCAAAGAAG GCTGTCAGCAGGATCAGCCAGGCTGGAACAAAATCTGTCTTCTCCCAGAGTGGGAATAGCCGGGAGGTCACTCCAGTTCTTgttgcacaaacacagagctctggTCCCCAGACAAG taCAACACCTCAGGTATTGAGCCCAACCATTGCTGCTCCACCCAACGCGCTGCCTCGGCGAAGCTCTCGCCTGTTTACCAGTGATAGCTCCACAACCAAG gaaaatagcaaaaaattaaaaatgaagtttccaCCTAAGattccaaacagaaaaacaaaaagtaaaacaaataagGGAGGAATAACTCAACCAAACTTAAATGACAGTTTGGAAATTACCAAACTGGACTCTTCCATCATTTCAGAAGGGAAAATTTCCACTGTTGCACCACAAATCCAAGCTTTCACGCtacagaaggcagcagcag GTTTGATGAGCCTTCTCCGGGACATGGGGAAAGGTTATTTAGCCTTGTGCTCATACAACTGCAAAGAAGCCATCAATATTTTGAGCCATTTGCCATCCCACCACTACAACACAGGCTGGGTGCTTTGCCAAATTGGGAGAGCTTACTTTGAGCTGGCAGAATACATGCAG gctgagagaatattttcagaagtgagGAGGATTGAAAACTACAGAGTAGAAGGCATGGAAATCTATTCAACCACACTCTGGCATCTGCAGAAAGATGTTGCCCTTTCAGTTCTTTCTAAGGATTTGACAGACATGGATAAAAACTCACCAGAG GCCTGGTGTGCAGCAGGAAACTGCTTCAGCTTGCAAAGGGAGCATGACATTGCCATCAAGTTCTTCCAGAGGGCCATCCAGGTGGATCCAAACTATGCCTATGCCTACACCCTGCTGGGCCACGAGTTTGTGTTGACAGAGGAGCTGGACAAGGCCCTGGCCTGTTTCAGAAATGCCATCAGGGTCAACCCCCGGCACTACAACGCCTG gTACGGGTTGGGAATGATTTATTACAAACAGGAGAAATTCAGTCTGgcagaaatgcatttccagAAAGCACTTGATATCAACCCTCAGAGCTCAGTCCTGCTGTGTCACATTGGAGTA GTCCAACATGCACTGAAAAAATCTGAGAAGGCTTTGGACACTTTGAACAAAGCAATCAACATCGACCCCAAGAACCCACTATGCAAATTCCACAGAGCCTCGGTGTTGTTTGCAAATGAGAAGTACAAG TCAGCTTTACAAGAACTTGAAGAACTGAAACAGATTGTTCCCAAAGAGTCTCTTGTTTACTTTTTAATAGGAAAG GTTTATAAGAAGCTGGGTCAGACACATCTGGCCCTAATGAATTTCTCCTGGGCAATGGACCTGGATCCCAAAGGAGCCAACAACCAGATCAAGGAGGCCATAGACAAACGTTACCTGCCCGACGACGAGGAGCCCATCACGCGCGAGGAGCAGATCAGCGAGTGCTACCCCTACGAGTCAG TGGGCACAGACGagtcccaggagagcagcatgACGGACGCGGACGACACGCAGCTCCACGCCGTGGAAAGTGATGAATTTTAA
- the CDC27 gene encoding cell division cycle protein 27 homolog isoform X1 yields the protein MTVLQEPVQAAIWQALNHYAYRDAVFLAERLYAEVHSEEALFLLATCYYRSGKAYKAYRLLKGHSCTTPQCKYLLAKCCVDLSKLAEGEQILSGGVLNKQKSHDDIVMEFGDSACFTLSLLGHVYCKTDRLAKGSECYQKSLSLNPFLWSPFESLCEIGEKPDPDQTFKLTSLQNFSSCLPNTCTTVVSNHNISHRQPESVLMETPQDTIELNRINLESSNSKYSSLNSDSSMSYIDSAVISSDSVPLGSGTAILSKQAQNKPKTGRSLLGGPAALSPLTPSFGILPLETPSPGDGSYLQNYTNSSSVIDVPSTGAPSKKKLCVVQAVSRISQAGTKSVFSQSGNSREVTPVLVAQTQSSGPQTSTTPQVLSPTIAAPPNALPRRSSRLFTSDSSTTKENSKKLKMKFPPKIPNRKTKSKTNKGGITQPNLNDSLEITKLDSSIISEGKISTVAPQIQAFTLQKAAAEGLMSLLRDMGKGYLALCSYNCKEAINILSHLPSHHYNTGWVLCQIGRAYFELAEYMQAERIFSEVRRIENYRVEGMEIYSTTLWHLQKDVALSVLSKDLTDMDKNSPEAWCAAGNCFSLQREHDIAIKFFQRAIQVDPNYAYAYTLLGHEFVLTEELDKALACFRNAIRVNPRHYNAWYGLGMIYYKQEKFSLAEMHFQKALDINPQSSVLLCHIGVVQHALKKSEKALDTLNKAINIDPKNPLCKFHRASVLFANEKYKSALQELEELKQIVPKESLVYFLIGKVYKKLGQTHLALMNFSWAMDLDPKGANNQIKEAIDKRYLPDDEEPITREEQISECYPYESVGTDESQESSMTDADDTQLHAVESDEF from the exons ATGACGGTGCTGCAGGAACCCGTCCAG GCTGCTATCTGGCAAGCACTGAACCACTACGCCTATCGTGATGCCGTGTTCCTGGCAGAAAGGTTATATGCAGAAG ttcactCAGAAGAAGCACTGTTTTTACTGGCAACGTGTTACTACCGCTCAGGAAAGGCCTACAAAGCTTACAGGCTCCTAAAGGGACACAGCTGTACCACCCCACAGTGTAAATACCTGCTTGCAAAATGTTGTGTGGACCTCAGCAA gcttgCAGAAGGAGAGCAGATCTTGTCTGGTGGAGTGttgaataaacagaaaagcCATGATGACATTGTAATGGAGTTTGGTGATTCTGCATGCTTTACACTCTCCTTACTGGGACATGTCTACTG CAAGACAGACCGGCTTGCCAAAGGATCAGAATGTTACCAAAAGAGCCTTAGTTTAAATCCTTTCCTCTGGTCCCCTTTTGAATCACTATGTGAAATAG GTGAAAAGCCAGACCCTGACCAAACATTTAAATTAACATCCTTACAGAATTTCAGCAGCTGTCTGCCCAACACTTGCACAACTGTGGTGTCTAATCACAACATATCCCACAGACAGCCTGAGAGTGTCCTCATGGAGACACCCCAGGACACAATT GAGTTGAACAGAATCAACCTAGAGTCCTCCAATTCAAAGTATTCCTCCTTGAATTCAGATTCCTCCATGTCTTACATTGACTCAGCTGTGATTTCCTCAgattctgtccctctggggTCAGGAACTGCCATATTGTCCAAACAGGctcaaaataaaccaaaaactGGACGGAGTTTACTGGGGGGACCTGCAGCTTTGAGCCCACTAACTCCAAG CTTTGGAATTTTGCCACTAGAAACCCCAAGCCCTGGAGATGGATCCTATTTACAGAACTACACCAACTCCTCCTCTGTCATCGACGTGCCATCCACCGGAGCACCTTCAAAGAAG AAACTCTGTGTTGTGCAGGCTGTCAGCAGGATCAGCCAGGCTGGAACAAAATCTGTCTTCTCCCAGAGTGGGAATAGCCGGGAGGTCACTCCAGTTCTTgttgcacaaacacagagctctggTCCCCAGACAAG taCAACACCTCAGGTATTGAGCCCAACCATTGCTGCTCCACCCAACGCGCTGCCTCGGCGAAGCTCTCGCCTGTTTACCAGTGATAGCTCCACAACCAAG gaaaatagcaaaaaattaaaaatgaagtttccaCCTAAGattccaaacagaaaaacaaaaagtaaaacaaataagGGAGGAATAACTCAACCAAACTTAAATGACAGTTTGGAAATTACCAAACTGGACTCTTCCATCATTTCAGAAGGGAAAATTTCCACTGTTGCACCACAAATCCAAGCTTTCACGCtacagaaggcagcagcag AAGGTTTGATGAGCCTTCTCCGGGACATGGGGAAAGGTTATTTAGCCTTGTGCTCATACAACTGCAAAGAAGCCATCAATATTTTGAGCCATTTGCCATCCCACCACTACAACACAGGCTGGGTGCTTTGCCAAATTGGGAGAGCTTACTTTGAGCTGGCAGAATACATGCAG gctgagagaatattttcagaagtgagGAGGATTGAAAACTACAGAGTAGAAGGCATGGAAATCTATTCAACCACACTCTGGCATCTGCAGAAAGATGTTGCCCTTTCAGTTCTTTCTAAGGATTTGACAGACATGGATAAAAACTCACCAGAG GCCTGGTGTGCAGCAGGAAACTGCTTCAGCTTGCAAAGGGAGCATGACATTGCCATCAAGTTCTTCCAGAGGGCCATCCAGGTGGATCCAAACTATGCCTATGCCTACACCCTGCTGGGCCACGAGTTTGTGTTGACAGAGGAGCTGGACAAGGCCCTGGCCTGTTTCAGAAATGCCATCAGGGTCAACCCCCGGCACTACAACGCCTG gTACGGGTTGGGAATGATTTATTACAAACAGGAGAAATTCAGTCTGgcagaaatgcatttccagAAAGCACTTGATATCAACCCTCAGAGCTCAGTCCTGCTGTGTCACATTGGAGTA GTCCAACATGCACTGAAAAAATCTGAGAAGGCTTTGGACACTTTGAACAAAGCAATCAACATCGACCCCAAGAACCCACTATGCAAATTCCACAGAGCCTCGGTGTTGTTTGCAAATGAGAAGTACAAG TCAGCTTTACAAGAACTTGAAGAACTGAAACAGATTGTTCCCAAAGAGTCTCTTGTTTACTTTTTAATAGGAAAG GTTTATAAGAAGCTGGGTCAGACACATCTGGCCCTAATGAATTTCTCCTGGGCAATGGACCTGGATCCCAAAGGAGCCAACAACCAGATCAAGGAGGCCATAGACAAACGTTACCTGCCCGACGACGAGGAGCCCATCACGCGCGAGGAGCAGATCAGCGAGTGCTACCCCTACGAGTCAG TGGGCACAGACGagtcccaggagagcagcatgACGGACGCGGACGACACGCAGCTCCACGCCGTGGAAAGTGATGAATTTTAA
- the CDC27 gene encoding cell division cycle protein 27 homolog isoform X3: MTVLQEPVQAAIWQALNHYAYRDAVFLAERLYAEVHSEEALFLLATCYYRSGKAYKAYRLLKGHSCTTPQCKYLLAKCCVDLSKLAEGEQILSGGVLNKQKSHDDIVMEFGDSACFTLSLLGHVYCKTDRLAKGSECYQKSLSLNPFLWSPFESLCEIGEKPDPDQTFKLTSLQNFSSCLPNTCTTVVSNHNISHRQPESVLMETPQDTIELNRINLESSNSKYSSLNSDSSMSYIDSAVISSDSVPLGSGTAILSKQAQNKPKTGRSLLGGPAALSPLTPSFGILPLETPSPGDGSYLQNYTNSSSVIDVPSTGAPSKKAVSRISQAGTKSVFSQSGNSREVTPVLVAQTQSSGPQTSTTPQVLSPTIAAPPNALPRRSSRLFTSDSSTTKENSKKLKMKFPPKIPNRKTKSKTNKGGITQPNLNDSLEITKLDSSIISEGKISTVAPQIQAFTLQKAAAEGLMSLLRDMGKGYLALCSYNCKEAINILSHLPSHHYNTGWVLCQIGRAYFELAEYMQAERIFSEVRRIENYRVEGMEIYSTTLWHLQKDVALSVLSKDLTDMDKNSPEAWCAAGNCFSLQREHDIAIKFFQRAIQVDPNYAYAYTLLGHEFVLTEELDKALACFRNAIRVNPRHYNAWYGLGMIYYKQEKFSLAEMHFQKALDINPQSSVLLCHIGVVQHALKKSEKALDTLNKAINIDPKNPLCKFHRASVLFANEKYKSALQELEELKQIVPKESLVYFLIGKVYKKLGQTHLALMNFSWAMDLDPKGANNQIKEAIDKRYLPDDEEPITREEQISECYPYESVGTDESQESSMTDADDTQLHAVESDEF, translated from the exons ATGACGGTGCTGCAGGAACCCGTCCAG GCTGCTATCTGGCAAGCACTGAACCACTACGCCTATCGTGATGCCGTGTTCCTGGCAGAAAGGTTATATGCAGAAG ttcactCAGAAGAAGCACTGTTTTTACTGGCAACGTGTTACTACCGCTCAGGAAAGGCCTACAAAGCTTACAGGCTCCTAAAGGGACACAGCTGTACCACCCCACAGTGTAAATACCTGCTTGCAAAATGTTGTGTGGACCTCAGCAA gcttgCAGAAGGAGAGCAGATCTTGTCTGGTGGAGTGttgaataaacagaaaagcCATGATGACATTGTAATGGAGTTTGGTGATTCTGCATGCTTTACACTCTCCTTACTGGGACATGTCTACTG CAAGACAGACCGGCTTGCCAAAGGATCAGAATGTTACCAAAAGAGCCTTAGTTTAAATCCTTTCCTCTGGTCCCCTTTTGAATCACTATGTGAAATAG GTGAAAAGCCAGACCCTGACCAAACATTTAAATTAACATCCTTACAGAATTTCAGCAGCTGTCTGCCCAACACTTGCACAACTGTGGTGTCTAATCACAACATATCCCACAGACAGCCTGAGAGTGTCCTCATGGAGACACCCCAGGACACAATT GAGTTGAACAGAATCAACCTAGAGTCCTCCAATTCAAAGTATTCCTCCTTGAATTCAGATTCCTCCATGTCTTACATTGACTCAGCTGTGATTTCCTCAgattctgtccctctggggTCAGGAACTGCCATATTGTCCAAACAGGctcaaaataaaccaaaaactGGACGGAGTTTACTGGGGGGACCTGCAGCTTTGAGCCCACTAACTCCAAG CTTTGGAATTTTGCCACTAGAAACCCCAAGCCCTGGAGATGGATCCTATTTACAGAACTACACCAACTCCTCCTCTGTCATCGACGTGCCATCCACCGGAGCACCTTCAAAGAAG GCTGTCAGCAGGATCAGCCAGGCTGGAACAAAATCTGTCTTCTCCCAGAGTGGGAATAGCCGGGAGGTCACTCCAGTTCTTgttgcacaaacacagagctctggTCCCCAGACAAG taCAACACCTCAGGTATTGAGCCCAACCATTGCTGCTCCACCCAACGCGCTGCCTCGGCGAAGCTCTCGCCTGTTTACCAGTGATAGCTCCACAACCAAG gaaaatagcaaaaaattaaaaatgaagtttccaCCTAAGattccaaacagaaaaacaaaaagtaaaacaaataagGGAGGAATAACTCAACCAAACTTAAATGACAGTTTGGAAATTACCAAACTGGACTCTTCCATCATTTCAGAAGGGAAAATTTCCACTGTTGCACCACAAATCCAAGCTTTCACGCtacagaaggcagcagcag AAGGTTTGATGAGCCTTCTCCGGGACATGGGGAAAGGTTATTTAGCCTTGTGCTCATACAACTGCAAAGAAGCCATCAATATTTTGAGCCATTTGCCATCCCACCACTACAACACAGGCTGGGTGCTTTGCCAAATTGGGAGAGCTTACTTTGAGCTGGCAGAATACATGCAG gctgagagaatattttcagaagtgagGAGGATTGAAAACTACAGAGTAGAAGGCATGGAAATCTATTCAACCACACTCTGGCATCTGCAGAAAGATGTTGCCCTTTCAGTTCTTTCTAAGGATTTGACAGACATGGATAAAAACTCACCAGAG GCCTGGTGTGCAGCAGGAAACTGCTTCAGCTTGCAAAGGGAGCATGACATTGCCATCAAGTTCTTCCAGAGGGCCATCCAGGTGGATCCAAACTATGCCTATGCCTACACCCTGCTGGGCCACGAGTTTGTGTTGACAGAGGAGCTGGACAAGGCCCTGGCCTGTTTCAGAAATGCCATCAGGGTCAACCCCCGGCACTACAACGCCTG gTACGGGTTGGGAATGATTTATTACAAACAGGAGAAATTCAGTCTGgcagaaatgcatttccagAAAGCACTTGATATCAACCCTCAGAGCTCAGTCCTGCTGTGTCACATTGGAGTA GTCCAACATGCACTGAAAAAATCTGAGAAGGCTTTGGACACTTTGAACAAAGCAATCAACATCGACCCCAAGAACCCACTATGCAAATTCCACAGAGCCTCGGTGTTGTTTGCAAATGAGAAGTACAAG TCAGCTTTACAAGAACTTGAAGAACTGAAACAGATTGTTCCCAAAGAGTCTCTTGTTTACTTTTTAATAGGAAAG GTTTATAAGAAGCTGGGTCAGACACATCTGGCCCTAATGAATTTCTCCTGGGCAATGGACCTGGATCCCAAAGGAGCCAACAACCAGATCAAGGAGGCCATAGACAAACGTTACCTGCCCGACGACGAGGAGCCCATCACGCGCGAGGAGCAGATCAGCGAGTGCTACCCCTACGAGTCAG TGGGCACAGACGagtcccaggagagcagcatgACGGACGCGGACGACACGCAGCTCCACGCCGTGGAAAGTGATGAATTTTAA